A single genomic interval of Raphanus sativus cultivar WK10039 unplaced genomic scaffold, ASM80110v3 Scaffold1716, whole genome shotgun sequence harbors:
- the LOC130504649 gene encoding protein RALF-like 9 — MGISKTIKVIFSLALVVFLALAATKIEARYIDYGALHHGDPSFGCSKLHPQFCKKQEANPYARGCETVERCDRGQKK, encoded by the coding sequence atgggGATATCTAAAACTATTAAAGTTATTTTCTCTCTGGCTCTTGTGGTGTTCTTGGCTCTAGCAGCAACCAAGATAGAGGCAAGATACATAGATTATGGTGCCCTTCATCATGGAGATCCCAGTTTCGGTTGTAGTAAACTACACCCTCAATTCTGCAAGAAGCAAGAAGCCAATCCATATGCGAGAGGTTGCGAGACTGTAGAACGTTGCGACCGTGGCCAGAAAAAGTGA